The Vicia villosa cultivar HV-30 ecotype Madison, WI linkage group LG1, Vvil1.0, whole genome shotgun sequence genome includes a region encoding these proteins:
- the LOC131643522 gene encoding uncharacterized protein LOC131643522 codes for MDSNNSNNLDKLFWEVIEEELMDNTDEELLLSMLEKERQSGSSSRRKRRSVIDRNREEGNIRLFNDYFSENPVYTDAQFRRRFRMHRHLFLRIVETLGNHDEYFQMRVDATGKMGLSPLQKCISSIRMLAYGSSTDIVDEYVRIGSNNDINVLNQFNVFNDILEGRVATVQYTINGTPYNMRYYLSDDIYPEWATIVKTISMLQGEKRKLFAQHQESARKDVEWAFGVLQSRFAIICGPARA; via the exons ATggattcaaacaattcaaacaacctCGACAAACTTTTTTGGGAGGTGATTGAAGAAGAACTTATGGACAACACAGATGAAGAACTGTTATTGTCAATGCTCGAGAAGGAACGTCAATCTGGAAGTTCATCAAGGCGAAAAAGAAGATCAGTGATAGATCGGAATCGTGAAGAAGGAAATATACGATTATTCAACGACTACTTCTCAGAAAATCCAGTATACACGGATGCCCAATTCCGTAGAAGGTTCAGAATGCATAGGCATTTGTTTCTTCGAATTGTAGAAACCCTTGGAAATCATGATGAATATTTTCAAATGAGGGTCGATGCAACTGGTAAAATGGGTCTTTCACCATTGCAGAAGTGTATTTCTTCTATTCGTATGTTGGCATATGGATCTTCCACTGATATTGTAGACGAATATGTTCGAATTG GTTCAAACAATGACATTAATGTGCTAAACCAATTCAATGTGTTTAACGATATTTTGGAAGGACGTGTTGCTACTGTGCAATATACAATCAATGGGACTCCATATAATATGCGGTATTATTTATCGGATGATATATATCCTGAGTGGGCTACAATTGTCAAGACCATTTCAATGCTGCAAGGAGAAAAgagaaaactatttgcacaacacCAAGAATCAGCTAGAAAGGATGTGGAATGGGCATTTGGAGTGCTTCAATCTCGATTTGCAATAATATGTGGTCCAGCGCGTGCCTGA